In Anaerobacillus isosaccharinicus, one genomic interval encodes:
- the fliI gene encoding flagellar protein export ATPase FliI — MKVANLINEVTNIDSFKSYGKVTRVVGLTIESKGPQVSIGELCYIIIGKAPKRKVMAEVVGFRDEMVLLMPFTTVHNISPGSLVEATKKPLEVKVGSGLIGHIVDGLGQPLNGLELPNGLSSFPTENSPPNPLSRPRIHEPLSLGVRAIDSLFTVGKGQRMGIFAGSGVGKSTLMSMIARNSEADVNVIALIGERGREVRDFIERDLGEEGLRKTVVVVATSDQPALMRIKGAMTATAIAEYFRNQGLNVTLMMDSVTRFAMAQREIGLAIGEPPTTKGYTPSVFAYLPKLLERSGTNEHGSITAFYTVLVDGDDMNEPIADAVRGILDGHLVLDRKLANKGQFPAINPLRSISRVMNDIVDPTHRFAADHLRQLLAIYTDSEDLINIGAYKRGTSKEVDEAIQMYPNIIQFIKQSTDEKVSFNDAVYKLIKDFSKGE; from the coding sequence ATGAAAGTCGCAAACTTAATAAATGAAGTAACCAACATTGACTCTTTTAAAAGCTATGGAAAAGTAACAAGAGTTGTAGGCCTAACAATAGAATCAAAAGGTCCTCAAGTTTCAATTGGGGAGCTCTGTTATATTATTATTGGGAAAGCACCAAAGCGAAAAGTAATGGCTGAAGTAGTGGGATTTCGCGATGAAATGGTTCTTTTAATGCCATTTACAACCGTCCATAATATTAGTCCAGGTAGTCTTGTTGAAGCGACAAAAAAACCACTAGAAGTGAAAGTTGGCTCAGGACTTATTGGACATATTGTCGATGGGCTTGGTCAACCTTTAAACGGACTTGAACTACCTAACGGCTTATCATCTTTCCCAACAGAAAATTCCCCGCCAAACCCGTTATCTAGACCAAGGATCCATGAGCCGCTTAGTTTAGGGGTCCGAGCAATAGATAGTTTGTTTACAGTAGGCAAAGGGCAGAGAATGGGGATATTTGCAGGTAGTGGTGTTGGGAAAAGTACCTTAATGTCAATGATTGCAAGAAATTCCGAAGCAGATGTAAACGTTATCGCGTTAATTGGTGAACGTGGTAGAGAAGTTCGCGATTTTATTGAACGAGATTTAGGTGAAGAAGGATTAAGAAAAACAGTGGTCGTTGTTGCGACATCTGATCAGCCTGCCCTGATGAGAATTAAAGGAGCAATGACAGCTACTGCCATTGCGGAATATTTTCGTAACCAAGGATTGAACGTTACGCTAATGATGGATTCAGTCACGCGCTTTGCAATGGCGCAACGTGAAATTGGTTTAGCGATTGGTGAACCGCCGACTACTAAAGGTTATACACCTAGTGTGTTTGCTTATTTACCGAAATTGTTAGAACGTTCTGGTACTAATGAGCATGGATCAATTACTGCCTTTTATACAGTGTTAGTTGACGGTGACGATATGAACGAACCAATTGCAGATGCAGTCCGCGGGATTTTGGACGGTCACTTAGTTTTAGACCGAAAGCTAGCAAATAAAGGACAGTTTCCTGCGATTAATCCGCTCAGAAGTATTAGCCGTGTGATGAATGACATTGTTGATCCAACTCATCGTTTTGCGGCTGACCACCTCAGACAATTGTTAGCTATTTATACGGATTCTGAGGATCTAATTAACATTGGAGCGTATAAACGAGGGACTTCAAAAGAGGTGGATGAAGCTATACAAATGTATCCAAACATCATTCAATTCATCAAGCAGTCTACCGATGAGAAAGTTTCCTTCAATGATGCAGTTTATAAATTAATAAAAGATTTTAGTAAAGGAGAATAG
- a CDS encoding TIGR02530 family flagellar biosynthesis protein, with the protein MDNKIQAHHLHQLPRPGVLQKKHGMPSTSFKTLLNAEIQDKLELKISKHAEKRLQDRGILINDRQWSEISVKMQEAKAKGVNDSLVVLKDAALVVSAKNNTVITALDRDEAKTQIFTNINGTILID; encoded by the coding sequence TTGGATAACAAAATTCAAGCTCACCACCTGCACCAGCTACCAAGGCCAGGAGTGCTACAAAAAAAACATGGAATGCCTTCAACGTCTTTTAAAACGTTATTAAATGCTGAAATCCAAGACAAGCTTGAACTCAAAATTAGCAAGCATGCTGAAAAAAGACTTCAGGACAGAGGGATATTGATTAATGATCGCCAGTGGTCAGAAATTTCAGTAAAGATGCAGGAAGCAAAGGCAAAAGGTGTTAATGACTCTTTAGTAGTATTAAAAGATGCAGCGTTAGTAGTTAGTGCTAAAAATAATACAGTTATAACTGCCTTAGATCGCGATGAAGCGAAAACACAAATCTTCACAAATATTAATGGAACAATACTTATAGATTAA
- the fliJ gene encoding flagellar export protein FliJ translates to MSFQFTLQKILEVRENDKLKAEKEFSQATRQFEEVATKLYELLKKKENHENDYYQRIESKIHVFEIQQSHSLLAQLQKQIDQLQYYTQKARDNMNRKQEQLVEKSIELKKYEKMKQIKYEFYVEETKRQENILMDEISVQQFINR, encoded by the coding sequence ATGTCATTTCAGTTTACGTTGCAAAAAATTCTTGAAGTTAGAGAAAATGATAAACTAAAGGCAGAAAAGGAATTTTCCCAAGCGACGAGACAGTTTGAAGAAGTGGCAACTAAGTTATATGAACTTCTTAAAAAGAAAGAAAATCATGAAAATGACTATTATCAGAGAATTGAAAGTAAAATTCATGTTTTTGAAATACAACAGTCACATTCTTTATTAGCACAATTACAAAAACAAATTGATCAACTTCAGTACTATACACAAAAAGCTCGTGACAATATGAATCGAAAACAAGAGCAATTAGTTGAAAAGTCTATCGAACTTAAAAAATATGAAAAAATGAAACAAATTAAATATGAGTTTTATGTAGAAGAAACTAAGCGACAGGAAAATATTTTGATGGACGAAATTTCCGTTCAACAGTTCATCAATCGGTGA
- a CDS encoding flagellar hook protein FlgE gives MIRSMYSGIGGMKNFQTKLDVIGNNIANVNTFGFKKGRTTFKDLVSQQLAGASNPTDNRGGTNPRQIGLGGTLASVDTIHTQGSLQTTGRALDLGISGDGFFIVNDGNLSYYTRAGNFYLDREGTLVTADGLKVQGYLPDPVSGQIDPNRFGDLKVEAGNVIPPQATTDVSLKGNLNANLPVGATPPEYVYVQYKVTDSLGGQHDLRMQFERTGAGAWNYTAERFDKEIVPPGSPWVPLTTPATGTLNFDSNGALITTGFPIPATNMVLSTAELGTSTNQVNADPVTIPLSVNMFQGLTQFEGSNTADVDQINGNSEGFLESFNISQTGEINGIYTNGEVRILGQMAMATFNNTGGLTKSGDNLFQVSNNSGVPNIGFAGQGRGVIAGSSLEMSNVDLSEEFTEMIVAQRGFQANTRIITTSDEILQELVNLKR, from the coding sequence ATGATCCGTTCAATGTACTCTGGTATTGGTGGAATGAAGAATTTCCAAACGAAGCTTGATGTGATTGGTAATAATATTGCTAACGTAAATACTTTTGGTTTCAAAAAAGGTCGAACGACGTTTAAGGACTTAGTAAGTCAGCAGCTAGCAGGAGCAAGTAACCCGACTGATAATCGAGGAGGAACAAACCCTCGACAAATTGGTCTAGGTGGAACATTGGCTTCTGTTGATACAATTCACACACAAGGAAGCTTGCAAACAACTGGACGTGCCCTAGATCTTGGTATTTCTGGTGATGGTTTTTTTATTGTTAATGATGGTAATTTATCTTATTATACGCGGGCAGGGAATTTTTATTTAGATCGAGAAGGTACTTTAGTTACAGCGGATGGGTTGAAGGTGCAAGGATATTTACCTGATCCGGTTTCCGGTCAAATTGATCCTAATAGGTTTGGTGATCTAAAAGTTGAAGCTGGTAATGTTATTCCTCCGCAAGCGACAACAGACGTAAGTCTTAAAGGAAATTTAAATGCTAATCTCCCTGTAGGAGCTACTCCTCCAGAATACGTATACGTTCAATATAAGGTGACTGACTCATTAGGTGGTCAGCATGATTTAAGAATGCAATTTGAAAGAACTGGTGCAGGAGCTTGGAATTATACAGCAGAAAGATTTGATAAGGAAATTGTACCACCAGGTAGTCCTTGGGTACCACTGACTACACCCGCAACTGGCACATTAAACTTTGATTCAAATGGAGCACTTATTACAACAGGGTTTCCTATACCGGCAACAAATATGGTGTTATCTACAGCAGAATTAGGGACCAGTACTAATCAAGTAAATGCGGATCCGGTTACGATTCCTTTAAGTGTGAATATGTTCCAGGGGCTAACCCAATTTGAAGGCTCCAACACTGCCGACGTAGACCAAATCAACGGTAACTCAGAAGGGTTCCTCGAAAGCTTCAACATCTCCCAAACAGGTGAAATTAACGGGATTTACACAAATGGTGAAGTACGCATCTTAGGTCAAATGGCAATGGCAACCTTTAACAACACTGGAGGTTTAACGAAATCAGGGGATAACTTATTCCAAGTTTCTAACAACTCAGGTGTGCCAAATATTGGTTTTGCTGGACAAGGCCGCGGCGTTATCGCGGGAAGTTCACTTGAAATGTCAAACGTTGATCTCTCAGAAGAATTTACAGAAATGATTGTTGCGCAACGTGGATTCCAGGCTAATACAAGAATTATCACAACATCAGATGAGATCCTCCAAGAACTAGTAAACTTAAAGCGTTAA
- the fliG gene encoding flagellar motor switch protein FliG: MVSKKKELSGKEKAAILLISLGPDVSAQVYKHLSQEEIEKLTLEIASVRKVDTSTKEEIIDQFHQLAIAQDYITQGGIGYAKNVLEKALGEQEAMEIINRLTSTLQVKPFDFARKADAGQILNFIQNEHPQTIALILSYLESVQAGQILSELPQEVQADIAKRIALMDSTSPEIINEVENILERKLSATVTQDYTRTGGVETVVEVLNSVDRSTERTILDALEIQDPELAEEIKKRMFVFEDIVTLDNRSIQRVIRDVENEDLQLALKVANDEVKDVVFKNMSQRMVETFKDEMEFMGPVRLRDVEEAQSRIVAVIRRLEEAGEIVIARGGGDDIIV, encoded by the coding sequence GTGGTAAGTAAAAAGAAAGAATTATCTGGTAAAGAAAAAGCAGCAATTCTTCTGATCTCCTTAGGACCTGATGTATCTGCACAAGTATATAAACATTTAAGTCAAGAAGAGATTGAAAAGCTCACACTTGAAATTGCAAGTGTTCGTAAAGTGGATACAAGTACGAAAGAAGAAATAATCGATCAATTTCATCAGTTAGCCATTGCTCAAGACTATATTACCCAAGGTGGTATTGGTTATGCGAAAAACGTTCTTGAAAAAGCTCTTGGTGAGCAAGAGGCGATGGAAATCATTAATCGATTAACGTCTACTCTTCAGGTAAAACCTTTTGATTTTGCTCGAAAAGCTGATGCAGGTCAAATTTTAAATTTTATTCAAAATGAGCATCCCCAAACAATTGCATTAATACTATCGTATTTAGAGTCGGTACAGGCAGGGCAAATACTATCTGAACTTCCACAAGAGGTGCAGGCTGACATTGCTAAGAGAATTGCTTTAATGGATAGTACATCCCCAGAAATTATTAACGAAGTGGAAAATATCCTAGAGCGCAAGCTTTCAGCAACAGTAACTCAAGACTATACGAGGACTGGTGGTGTTGAAACTGTTGTTGAAGTGTTAAATAGTGTAGATAGAAGTACAGAGAGAACTATCTTAGATGCACTTGAAATACAAGATCCTGAACTTGCAGAAGAAATCAAGAAACGTATGTTTGTATTTGAGGATATTGTTACTCTTGATAATCGTTCGATTCAACGGGTTATTCGCGATGTTGAAAATGAAGATTTACAACTTGCTCTTAAAGTTGCTAACGATGAAGTTAAAGATGTTGTCTTTAAGAATATGTCTCAACGTATGGTTGAAACGTTTAAAGACGAAATGGAATTTATGGGACCTGTCCGTCTTCGTGATGTAGAGGAAGCGCAATCTCGAATTGTGGCTGTTATCCGCCGCTTAGAAGAAGCTGGTGAAATCGTCATCGCTCGTGGTGGAGGAGATGATATTATTGTCTAA
- the fliL gene encoding flagellar basal body-associated protein FliL, which translates to MFKNKLVNIMLIILIALTLIGGITLVLYFQFTKSVDPDREPTIDEIIALSVDTNEITTNLLTNDFIRVTFKIQVDNDKAKKELEKRDFQVRNIIIRELSGMRANDFTGSAGIESLENVIKLKINEYMQDGVVVNVYTTGFVLQ; encoded by the coding sequence TTGTTTAAAAATAAATTAGTCAATATTATGTTAATCATTTTGATTGCCTTGACGCTAATTGGAGGCATAACATTAGTTTTATACTTCCAATTTACAAAATCAGTCGACCCTGACAGAGAGCCAACCATTGATGAAATTATTGCGTTATCTGTTGATACGAATGAAATTACAACAAATTTATTAACAAATGATTTTATCCGAGTAACATTTAAAATTCAAGTTGATAATGACAAAGCGAAAAAAGAGCTAGAAAAACGTGATTTTCAAGTCAGAAATATAATTATTCGTGAGTTGTCTGGAATGCGAGCAAATGATTTTACTGGTTCAGCTGGAATTGAGAGCTTAGAGAATGTGATCAAGTTAAAAATTAATGAGTATATGCAAGACGGTGTTGTGGTGAATGTTTATACCACGGGCTTCGTTCTGCAATAG
- the flgD gene encoding flagellar hook assembly protein FlgD: MINSVDSLYLSERQSERKTGQRTLDQDAFLKILMTQLANQDPSKPMEDKEFISQMANFSSLEQMTQMNKALTGFIDMQKDSHFLSHSQLIGKEIKWEQIVANPNGETEMRNRDSIVKAIQFQNGKTRLVLEGGEVIDTIQVIHISRPSEK, from the coding sequence ATGATAAATTCAGTTGATAGCTTATATTTGTCAGAGCGACAATCAGAGCGAAAAACAGGACAAAGAACGTTAGACCAAGATGCATTTTTAAAAATTCTGATGACACAATTAGCAAATCAAGACCCTTCAAAGCCAATGGAAGATAAAGAATTCATTTCACAAATGGCAAACTTCTCAAGTTTAGAACAAATGACACAAATGAACAAAGCTTTAACTGGTTTTATTGATATGCAAAAAGACAGTCATTTTCTTTCTCATAGTCAGCTAATTGGTAAAGAAATTAAATGGGAGCAAATTGTTGCAAACCCTAACGGTGAAACAGAAATGAGAAATCGCGATAGTATTGTGAAAGCCATTCAGTTCCAAAATGGAAAAACAAGACTTGTATTAGAAGGTGGAGAAGTAATCGATACAATTCAAGTAATTCATATTAGTAGGCCTAGTGAGAAATAA
- a CDS encoding MotE family protein, with translation MKLGERMKSEEQQYSKIQWFFMVIFIPILFAMILFAVILNFMGISVIDQAKQVASNVPILSDYVKTDEQLLEEEELANIEDLTAVVTAREREIDQLKNSIESKEIEIQSLLEEIKMLMAELEQKQEAQLSVTEDYDGIAKVYVAMSAKNAASILSEMPEEEAAIQLSFIKTDARASILAKMPPEKAAQLISLLSDN, from the coding sequence GTGAAATTAGGTGAGCGAATGAAAAGTGAAGAACAACAATACAGTAAAATTCAATGGTTTTTTATGGTCATTTTTATTCCTATCCTATTTGCGATGATTTTATTTGCAGTCATCCTTAACTTTATGGGAATAAGCGTAATCGACCAGGCAAAACAAGTCGCTTCAAATGTGCCGATCCTTTCAGATTATGTGAAAACCGATGAACAGCTTTTAGAGGAAGAAGAACTGGCAAATATTGAAGATTTAACAGCCGTAGTTACTGCTCGTGAAAGAGAAATCGACCAGTTAAAAAATAGTATTGAATCGAAAGAAATTGAGATTCAATCATTGTTAGAGGAAATAAAGATGCTTATGGCTGAGCTAGAACAAAAGCAAGAAGCGCAACTGTCAGTGACGGAAGACTATGATGGTATTGCAAAAGTGTATGTAGCTATGTCTGCAAAAAACGCCGCAAGTATTTTAAGTGAAATGCCAGAAGAAGAAGCAGCTATACAACTTTCTTTTATTAAAACTGATGCAAGAGCATCAATTTTAGCAAAGATGCCACCGGAAAAAGCGGCGCAGTTAATTTCGCTTCTTAGTGATAATTAA
- the fliF gene encoding flagellar basal-body MS-ring/collar protein FliF has translation MNEKLLIYKDKATKYWTERTNVQKGIIVGSFLLLLLLIIFVSMLGSRTNMVPLYTNLSFQETGEIKAQLDSRGIPSEVTSSGTAINVPETLVDSLKVELAAEGIPKSGSIDYTTFRDRMGFGMTDNEFTIMERAAMQTELANLIRNMDGVQHAQVMITLPEESMWVSMDDEAASASIILNIRPGYQLDQSQIRALYHLVSKSVPKLPIDNIVIMNQMFEYLELKNENIIDSTLSTFEQQRSIQREIERDLQRQVQQMLGTLVGRDKVLVSVTTDIDFTKENRAEDLVTPVDPENMSGLAVSIERITETFSGEDFQEGGIPGTGETDIPGYPGGAGAGAGDYERMEERINNDVNRIRRDIVMSPYQVKDIGIQVMIEPPNPEDPASLPVELLGDVQQILSTIVRTSISKDVIDQLTPEQINDKVFVSAHTFEGKIVFEDPAQGIPSWYYIVGGLILFIILLIFLLIRKNKKVEVIEETSEQAVSFDIPDIGEDRDSEEKARRRQLEKMAKEKPEEFSKLVRTWLSED, from the coding sequence ATGAACGAGAAACTATTAATATATAAAGATAAAGCAACTAAATATTGGACCGAACGAACGAATGTCCAAAAAGGGATTATTGTCGGTTCTTTCCTACTGCTTCTTTTACTAATCATTTTTGTTTCAATGCTGGGTTCGAGAACGAATATGGTTCCATTGTATACAAACCTCTCGTTTCAGGAGACCGGTGAAATTAAGGCTCAGTTGGATTCAAGGGGTATTCCTTCAGAGGTAACAAGTAGTGGAACAGCAATAAATGTCCCAGAAACATTGGTTGACAGCTTAAAAGTAGAATTGGCTGCGGAAGGTATCCCGAAAAGTGGGAGTATTGATTATACGACATTTCGAGATCGTATGGGCTTTGGGATGACTGACAACGAATTTACAATTATGGAACGAGCAGCGATGCAAACGGAATTAGCAAACTTAATCCGCAACATGGACGGTGTACAGCATGCTCAAGTGATGATTACTTTACCCGAAGAGAGTATGTGGGTGTCAATGGATGATGAAGCAGCTTCTGCATCAATCATCTTAAATATCCGTCCAGGGTATCAATTAGATCAATCGCAAATTAGGGCCTTATATCACTTAGTTTCTAAGAGTGTTCCAAAACTCCCTATAGATAATATCGTCATCATGAACCAAATGTTTGAGTATTTAGAGTTAAAAAATGAAAATATTATTGATTCTACGCTTTCTACTTTCGAACAACAACGTTCAATACAAAGAGAAATTGAACGAGATCTTCAACGCCAAGTGCAACAGATGTTAGGCACGCTAGTTGGAAGAGATAAAGTGTTAGTGTCAGTTACGACAGACATTGATTTTACAAAAGAAAATCGGGCTGAAGATTTAGTTACTCCTGTGGATCCAGAAAATATGTCTGGTTTAGCAGTAAGCATTGAACGAATTACAGAAACATTTAGTGGTGAGGATTTTCAAGAAGGTGGTATCCCTGGTACTGGAGAGACAGATATCCCAGGATATCCAGGTGGAGCTGGCGCTGGTGCTGGTGACTATGAGCGTATGGAAGAACGAATTAACAATGATGTAAATCGGATTCGCCGTGATATTGTTATGAGTCCTTATCAAGTAAAAGATATTGGCATCCAAGTTATGATTGAGCCACCAAATCCGGAAGATCCTGCTTCTCTACCGGTTGAACTACTCGGAGATGTACAACAAATATTAAGTACAATCGTTAGAACGAGTATATCCAAAGATGTAATAGATCAACTTACACCAGAACAAATTAATGATAAAGTATTTGTCTCAGCTCATACTTTTGAAGGGAAAATCGTTTTTGAAGACCCTGCACAAGGAATTCCAAGTTGGTATTATATTGTAGGCGGGTTAATTTTATTTATTATTCTACTAATCTTCTTATTAATACGTAAAAATAAAAAGGTAGAAGTGATTGAGGAAACGAGCGAACAAGCGGTTAGTTTTGATATTCCAGATATTGGTGAAGATCGCGATAGTGAAGAAAAAGCTCGTCGTAGACAATTAGAAAAAATGGCGAAAGAAAAGCCTGAAGAATTTTCAAAACTAGTGCGCACGTGGCTATCTGAAGATTAG
- a CDS encoding flagellar hook-length control protein FliK: MNGINLLQMTALQTAQVTGVTVLNNQSEEKEGAFLKLLETALSEPTLENIISVVPDQDHLSDLHKLVSKFVEELPFSDTVVDEEILTLPLVENLLEQLPLEMQLQIQQVFSNNEYINDIISTGKDYLQDPVQLLAVILLLSQSVEPPTELAPKVQLQLERLLPMLENQSEHSKNPATVKDFQQVVKQLTLNLELLPKEKLVLISQGQKETAKLEQFVLSAFSRTTSDQPTLGSQGITLPPNMALNQLQQFVLHVGENRSEHQNQEQLLRQFQNILGKSSLVQFPNGINKLTIKLFPQHLGRLDVTLTQQNGVIIAQLLTTTKAAKNALDSQLHQLRQAFLGQNIQVEKIEVHTQQQQQTLFQSNQESQEEQRNNQQSKERRENNDNEEKVKFEDLLNEIDAKV, translated from the coding sequence GTGAATGGAATTAATCTTTTGCAAATGACTGCCTTGCAAACTGCTCAAGTAACTGGAGTAACAGTTCTAAATAATCAGTCTGAAGAGAAGGAAGGAGCTTTTTTAAAGTTATTAGAAACAGCACTGAGTGAGCCTACCCTTGAAAATATAATTTCTGTAGTCCCAGATCAGGATCATTTATCAGACCTTCATAAACTTGTTAGCAAGTTCGTAGAAGAATTACCGTTTAGTGATACGGTTGTTGATGAGGAAATATTGACTCTTCCATTAGTGGAGAACTTATTGGAACAGCTTCCTTTGGAGATGCAGTTACAAATTCAACAAGTCTTTAGCAATAACGAGTATATAAATGATATTATTTCTACTGGAAAAGACTACTTACAAGATCCGGTTCAGTTATTGGCGGTAATTTTACTGTTGTCACAGTCAGTCGAACCACCAACAGAGTTAGCTCCAAAAGTCCAACTGCAACTAGAACGACTTTTACCAATGCTTGAAAATCAAAGTGAGCATTCAAAAAATCCGGCGACTGTAAAAGATTTTCAACAAGTTGTAAAACAGCTAACTTTAAATTTAGAATTACTGCCAAAGGAAAAGTTAGTGCTAATTTCTCAAGGACAAAAAGAAACAGCTAAACTAGAGCAATTTGTTCTATCAGCATTTTCGCGGACAACAAGTGATCAACCAACTTTAGGTTCCCAAGGTATAACACTACCTCCTAATATGGCTCTTAACCAGCTTCAACAATTTGTCCTACATGTTGGCGAAAATCGTAGTGAACATCAAAATCAAGAGCAATTACTTCGACAATTTCAAAACATTTTAGGAAAAAGTTCGTTAGTGCAATTTCCGAATGGGATTAACAAATTAACAATAAAGTTATTTCCTCAACATTTAGGAAGGTTGGATGTTACACTAACTCAGCAAAATGGTGTTATTATTGCCCAATTATTAACAACAACTAAAGCAGCAAAAAATGCCCTTGATTCCCAACTCCACCAATTGAGGCAGGCGTTTCTCGGCCAAAATATCCAAGTGGAAAAAATTGAAGTTCATACGCAACAACAGCAACAGACACTTTTTCAATCTAATCAGGAGAGTCAGGAAGAACAAAGAAATAATCAACAAAGTAAAGAACGAAGAGAAAACAATGATAATGAAGAAAAAGTGAAGTTTGAAGATTTATTAAACGAAATTGACGCAAAGGTATAA
- a CDS encoding flagellar FlbD family protein: protein MIKLTRLNGQSFMLNAIFIEQVQSFPDTTITLSNGKKIVVLDTEDDVMLKVTKFYQEVGIVRLTNNEVGGS, encoded by the coding sequence ATGATTAAGCTTACCCGTTTAAATGGTCAGTCGTTTATGTTAAATGCAATCTTTATCGAGCAAGTACAATCTTTTCCAGATACGACAATTACGTTATCAAATGGGAAAAAAATTGTTGTGCTTGATACAGAAGATGATGTTATGCTAAAAGTAACGAAATTTTATCAAGAGGTTGGAATAGTAAGGCTTACGAACAATGAAGTGGGGGGAAGTTGA
- the fliH gene encoding flagellar assembly protein FliH, whose product MSKVIKSIFANNLETEKKTIELKRVIQQTQSNDLNSVIEEHSDHAKSKLADEELQKALEQAETIRIEAQMEYERFQERMNEEILHNQEKAEEIFKQAEENGYNEGFQQGLQEGQRQYEGFIQEARAIVSSSKNDYFQRIEDAEPVIVQLAIKVAEKVIATSLEANSENWLQVVRTVINEVREQEQVKLYIHPNWYEYTLAQKEELKLLLPNCDNLYIYPDAHLEENGCQIETPFGKIDASVDSQLSEIKYALLEKLKELAGYESRKLNK is encoded by the coding sequence TTGTCTAAGGTTATTAAATCGATTTTTGCAAATAATTTAGAAACCGAAAAAAAGACGATAGAATTAAAGCGAGTCATTCAACAAACTCAATCAAACGATTTAAATAGTGTAATTGAGGAACATTCTGATCATGCTAAGTCAAAATTAGCAGATGAAGAACTTCAAAAGGCATTAGAACAAGCTGAAACCATTAGAATTGAAGCGCAAATGGAGTATGAACGATTTCAGGAAAGAATGAATGAGGAAATTCTCCATAACCAAGAGAAGGCTGAGGAAATTTTTAAGCAAGCAGAAGAGAACGGGTATAACGAAGGTTTTCAACAAGGTCTACAGGAAGGTCAACGGCAGTATGAAGGTTTTATTCAAGAAGCAAGAGCTATTGTATCTTCTTCAAAAAATGACTATTTTCAAAGAATTGAAGATGCAGAACCAGTTATTGTTCAGTTAGCTATAAAAGTGGCTGAGAAAGTCATTGCGACTTCACTAGAAGCAAATTCAGAAAATTGGCTTCAGGTTGTGCGAACTGTAATAAATGAAGTTAGAGAACAAGAACAAGTGAAGTTATATATACATCCTAATTGGTATGAATATACTCTTGCCCAAAAAGAAGAGTTAAAATTATTGCTACCAAATTGTGACAATTTATATATTTACCCAGATGCGCACCTTGAGGAAAACGGCTGTCAAATTGAAACACCATTTGGAAAAATCGATGCCTCGGTTGATAGTCAGCTTTCTGAAATCAAATATGCACTTCTTGAAAAATTGAAGGAGTTGGCTGGTTATGAAAGTCGCAAACTTAATAAATGA